The nucleotide sequence GGCGCGGGCCAGGCGAGAAACAGCAGGAGCACAAACGCCAACGCCATGGACAGGACGCGCAAACTTCCTTTGTTCATCGGGAACCTCCTGTTGGGTGGGTGAGCGAGAGGTCAGCCTCTCCAGGAGCGGGCCAGGGAGGGCCGGGCGCTCTGGAGGAGCAGCCAAGCCCAGAAGACCACCAGAGCGGCGCCGCTCAGGCTGCTTCCGGCCAGCAGCAAGGCGCTCAGCGGGCGTGGGAGCAGGTCGGCGAGGGCGCGCAGCAGAACCCAGAGGGCGTGAGCCTGCGCAGCCCAACGCACCCCGGCGATGAGCCGTCCCACGAGCCAGGTGAGCGGGGAGAGCCCCAGTAGGGCGCTCAGGAGCAGCGCGAGGATGGCCCCTGCCCCGGCAAGCAACCCGGCCACCCAGGCCTGCCGTCGGCGCCGACGCACCTGC is from Anaerolineae bacterium and encodes:
- a CDS encoding zf-HC2 domain-containing protein; this translates as MHEPYATWILEQEALTPEQRAALESHLAQCAPCQALDLGWRAARRGLSHYPEAAPRPGYLARWQVYRAAQVRRRRRQAWVAGLLAGAGAILALLLSALLGLSPLTWLVGRLIAGVRWAAQAHALWVLLRALADLLPRPLSALLLAGSSLSGAALVVFWAWLLLQSARPSLARSWRG